Proteins found in one Elusimicrobiaceae bacterium genomic segment:
- a CDS encoding PaaI family thioesterase gives MKKLRQPTSLHCFGCGRNNPFGLKLEWFNDYDKKQVETSFTLDDNYCSYPGTVHGGIVATILDETSGRAILLNNDFAHLMVTLKMEVVYKHNTPTNVPLKAVGRLLRYTPKRAQVEGEIQLPDGTVTAKCTSLLYELPEAVRNKWGPEEEEWTRTTPSKEEVAQCCHADDTMQITGNHVTENEK, from the coding sequence ATGAAAAAATTACGCCAACCCACCTCTCTGCATTGCTTTGGTTGCGGGCGGAATAATCCCTTCGGCCTCAAATTGGAATGGTTTAACGATTATGACAAAAAACAGGTGGAAACCTCTTTTACTTTAGATGATAATTATTGCTCTTATCCGGGAACGGTGCATGGTGGCATTGTAGCCACGATTTTAGATGAAACATCCGGCCGCGCCATTTTGCTTAACAATGATTTTGCACACTTGATGGTTACTCTTAAAATGGAAGTAGTGTACAAACACAATACTCCCACAAATGTCCCCTTAAAAGCGGTTGGACGACTGCTGCGTTATACTCCGAAACGCGCGCAAGTGGAAGGCGAGATTCAACTTCCTGACGGAACGGTAACAGCCAAATGTACCAGTTTGCTGTATGAGCTTCCCGAAGCGGTGCGCAATAAATGGGGCCCTGAAGAAGAAGAGTGGACTCGCACAACTCCTTCAAAAGAAGAAGTGGCTCAGTGTTGTCACGCAGATGATACCATGCAAATAACCGGTAATCATGTGACGGAAAACGAGAAATAA
- a CDS encoding CYTH domain-containing protein — protein sequence MNHVEQEFKWTCNRAADFDAFLSMLKLLPVHCIGPKELHIVDTYLDTAQRKLSSQKIALRLRRTYNRFEVTLKTKTALQKGMATRKEITIPLKKAATWHSALKQLKEKNRWEGVELALLQRIFTIENYRRAYQLSYKKCTCELALDQYLTKANGHQWLRREIELELKKGAAKDFLQLVQKITHDVALPVAKISKVAGAEKWIKEKLRIN from the coding sequence ATGAATCATGTAGAACAAGAATTTAAATGGACGTGTAATCGTGCGGCAGATTTTGATGCTTTTTTAAGTATGCTCAAATTGTTGCCGGTGCATTGTATCGGCCCAAAGGAACTACATATTGTGGATACTTATTTAGATACTGCGCAACGGAAATTATCTTCTCAAAAAATTGCTTTACGTTTGCGCCGGACCTATAATCGGTTTGAGGTAACCTTAAAAACAAAAACGGCTTTGCAAAAGGGAATGGCGACTCGAAAAGAAATTACAATCCCCTTAAAAAAGGCCGCCACGTGGCATAGTGCGCTCAAACAATTAAAAGAAAAAAATCGGTGGGAAGGAGTGGAACTGGCTTTACTACAGCGGATTTTTACCATTGAAAACTACCGACGGGCTTATCAGCTGTCTTATAAAAAATGTACTTGCGAGCTGGCATTAGATCAGTATCTTACGAAAGCAAACGGGCATCAGTGGTTGCGGCGGGAAATTGAGCTGGAACTTAAGAAAGGAGCCGCAAAAGATTTTTTACAATTAGTGCAAAAAATTACTCACGATGTCGCACTACCCGTTGCCAAAATATCCAAAGTAGCGGGCGCTGAAAAGTGGATAAAAGAAAAACTTAGGATAAACTAA
- the recA gene encoding recombinase RecA — translation MMDANKQKALDLALGQIEKAFGKEAITTLGSANVKKVDAIPTGALSLDLALGVGGIPRGRVIEIYGPEAGGKTTLSLHCAASAQKHGGVVAFIDAEHALDPVYASSIGVNVDELLISQPDSGEQALEIAEKLVRSGAIDLIIIDSVAALVPQAEIEGEMGDSHVGLQARLMSQALRKLTSILNKTKTSIIFINQLRQKIGIMFGNPETTPGGLALKFYSSVRIDVRRIENLKKGDEIIGTRVRAKVTKNKVAPPYRQAEFTMLHNEGISREACILDKGVESGILEKSGSWFLYGDEKLGQGAENARQYLKDNPQLAAEIEDKLYVKYLGHHYDGSAAGEEEKAEKKTAKK, via the coding sequence ATTATGGACGCAAACAAACAAAAAGCCTTAGATTTAGCCTTGGGCCAAATTGAAAAAGCCTTCGGCAAAGAAGCAATTACCACCTTGGGCTCTGCTAATGTGAAAAAAGTAGATGCTATCCCGACAGGGGCTTTATCTTTGGATTTAGCTTTGGGCGTAGGCGGTATTCCCCGCGGACGTGTCATTGAAATTTATGGGCCGGAAGCCGGCGGTAAAACTACTTTATCCTTGCATTGTGCCGCCAGTGCGCAAAAACACGGCGGTGTGGTAGCATTTATTGATGCCGAACATGCGTTGGACCCGGTGTATGCATCGTCTATCGGCGTCAATGTAGATGAACTGTTAATTTCACAACCCGATAGCGGAGAACAAGCCTTGGAAATTGCAGAAAAATTAGTCCGCTCCGGTGCGATTGATTTAATTATTATAGACTCCGTAGCCGCCCTTGTTCCGCAAGCGGAAATTGAAGGCGAAATGGGAGATTCTCACGTGGGTCTGCAAGCGCGCTTAATGAGCCAAGCGCTGCGCAAACTGACCAGCATTTTGAATAAGACTAAAACGAGTATTATTTTTATTAACCAGCTGCGCCAAAAAATTGGCATTATGTTCGGCAACCCCGAAACCACGCCGGGCGGCTTGGCTTTGAAATTTTACTCCTCGGTACGTATCGATGTGCGCCGCATTGAGAACTTGAAAAAAGGTGACGAAATTATCGGTACCCGGGTGCGCGCTAAGGTAACTAAGAACAAAGTAGCCCCCCCGTACCGCCAAGCCGAATTTACGATGCTACACAACGAAGGTATTTCCCGCGAGGCATGTATCTTGGATAAAGGTGTAGAAAGCGGCATCTTGGAAAAAAGCGGCAGCTGGTTTTTATACGGCGATGAAAAACTGGGCCAAGGCGCTGAAAATGCCCGCCAGTACTTAAAAGATAATCCGCAACTCGCGGCCGAAATTGAAGACAAGCTCTATGTCAAATATCTCGGCCACCATTATGACGGCAGCGCCGCCGGCGAAGAAGAAAAAGCCGAAAAGAAAACTGCTAAGAAATAA
- a CDS encoding ATP-dependent Clp protease ATP-binding subunit — translation MAKRFTENAQKIILIAQEEAKRLNHDYVGTEHILLGLTALNGTVSNKILTSLGITFRQVRLEIEKMVGMGDAVMLLGEIPFTPRAKKVLEYAVEESQSLGSETIGTEHIVLGLAREEEGMAVTILQNLNVTLTALRETTLNFLEGAQPQDLQEPVSPEEEEEEETEAPSFQPASHSAQKSKTPTLDEYTRDLTALAAKNALDPVIGREKEIERLVQILARRTKNNPVLLGEPGVGKTAIVEGLAQKMASGDISVLEDKRLLALDLASVVAGTKYRGEFEQRLKNIIDEAAQAGNVIIFIDELHTLIGAGAAEGSMDASNMLKPALARGEIQCIGATTFDEYRKYIESDSAFERRFQPVTVEPPDVEETVRILKGIRAGYETHHHVEYTDDAVQAAAAIADRYITDRAQPDKAIDLFDEAGARARLKNASLPQSIRDLQHKYQQAVENKDQALREKQFEKAAQLKTTEEDLKKQLEQAKLDWKTEQASQKIQVTYEDIALVASKWTGIPVTRLTQSETDKILHMEEHLHQRIIGQEEAVRAVSQAIRRNRTGLGNPHRPIGGFLFLGPTGVGKTELAKSLAAFLFGDEEAMVRIDMSEYMEKFAVSRLIGAPPGYVGYEEGGQLTEAVRRRPYSVVVLDELEKAHPDIYNILLQVLDEGALTDNLGHHVSFKNCVIIMTSNVGARDITNKGSSLGFTATTTDEKQHQVMQEHVMQAVKKTFNPEFINRIDEIVVFHALTKTHTRQILDLLLSKVQAKLSDRQLTLEFTDAAKDYLIENGFDEKYGARPLLRTVQRLLEDPLAEYILKNPSPAQGKILVDFNQDTHALGFSPAAQTVTA, via the coding sequence ATGGCTAAACGATTTACGGAAAATGCGCAAAAAATTATTTTGATTGCGCAAGAGGAAGCCAAACGGCTCAATCACGATTATGTAGGTACCGAACACATTTTGTTAGGACTCACCGCCTTAAACGGCACTGTATCCAATAAAATTTTAACTTCTTTGGGCATCACCTTTCGCCAGGTACGCCTGGAAATTGAAAAGATGGTAGGCATGGGAGATGCGGTCATGTTGCTAGGAGAAATTCCTTTCACGCCACGTGCCAAAAAGGTGTTGGAATATGCGGTGGAAGAATCCCAATCCCTCGGTAGCGAAACGATCGGCACAGAGCACATCGTGTTGGGGCTGGCCCGCGAAGAAGAAGGGATGGCTGTAACCATTTTGCAAAACCTAAATGTTACTCTGACCGCTTTACGCGAAACCACCCTTAACTTTTTGGAAGGGGCTCAGCCGCAAGACCTGCAAGAACCGGTTTCTCCCGAAGAAGAGGAGGAAGAAGAAACGGAAGCCCCCTCTTTTCAACCGGCTAGCCACTCCGCACAAAAAAGCAAAACCCCCACTTTGGATGAATATACCCGTGATTTAACGGCTCTAGCCGCTAAAAACGCATTAGACCCGGTTATTGGGCGGGAAAAGGAAATCGAACGATTGGTGCAAATTTTGGCCCGCCGAACCAAAAATAATCCTGTACTGCTGGGTGAGCCCGGCGTAGGTAAAACCGCCATTGTAGAAGGGCTGGCCCAAAAAATGGCTTCCGGCGATATTTCCGTTTTGGAAGACAAACGTTTATTAGCCTTGGATTTGGCTTCCGTAGTAGCCGGCACGAAATACCGCGGCGAATTTGAACAACGATTGAAAAATATTATTGATGAGGCGGCCCAAGCAGGCAACGTCATTATCTTTATTGATGAACTGCACACCCTCATCGGGGCCGGAGCCGCCGAAGGTTCCATGGATGCTTCCAATATGCTCAAGCCGGCATTAGCCCGCGGAGAAATTCAATGCATCGGGGCCACCACCTTTGACGAATATCGCAAGTATATTGAGTCAGATAGTGCCTTCGAGCGCCGTTTTCAACCTGTCACCGTAGAACCGCCGGATGTGGAAGAAACCGTGCGTATTTTGAAAGGTATACGGGCCGGGTACGAAACCCATCATCACGTAGAATACACCGATGATGCCGTGCAAGCCGCTGCCGCCATAGCCGACCGCTATATTACCGACCGCGCACAACCGGATAAAGCCATCGATTTATTCGATGAGGCCGGGGCCCGCGCACGGCTTAAAAACGCTTCCTTACCGCAATCCATTCGAGATTTGCAACATAAATATCAACAAGCGGTAGAAAACAAAGATCAGGCTTTGCGTGAGAAACAATTTGAGAAAGCGGCCCAGCTAAAAACAACCGAAGAAGATTTGAAAAAGCAATTAGAGCAGGCCAAATTGGATTGGAAAACGGAACAGGCTTCCCAAAAGATACAGGTCACTTACGAAGATATTGCACTAGTGGCCAGCAAGTGGACTGGCATTCCGGTAACACGCCTGACACAAAGTGAAACCGATAAGATTTTACACATGGAAGAACACTTGCACCAGCGCATTATCGGCCAAGAAGAGGCCGTGCGTGCCGTGTCGCAAGCCATCCGCCGCAACCGCACCGGTTTAGGTAATCCGCATCGGCCAATTGGCGGATTTTTATTCTTGGGACCGACCGGAGTAGGAAAAACGGAACTGGCCAAAAGTTTAGCCGCTTTCTTATTCGGCGATGAAGAGGCCATGGTACGCATTGACATGTCCGAATACATGGAAAAATTTGCGGTCTCACGCTTGATTGGGGCCCCTCCGGGCTATGTAGGTTATGAAGAAGGCGGTCAATTGACCGAGGCCGTACGCCGCCGCCCATATAGTGTAGTCGTATTAGACGAACTGGAAAAAGCTCATCCGGACATTTATAATATCCTGCTGCAAGTGTTGGATGAAGGAGCATTGACGGACAATTTAGGTCACCACGTCAGCTTCAAAAACTGTGTGATTATTATGACCTCCAACGTAGGCGCGCGGGATATTACCAATAAAGGTTCTTCCCTAGGGTTTACGGCCACCACAACTGACGAGAAACAACATCAAGTAATGCAAGAACACGTGATGCAAGCTGTCAAAAAAACGTTCAATCCGGAATTTATTAACCGTATTGATGAAATCGTCGTGTTCCATGCATTAACAAAAACGCATACGCGCCAGATTTTGGATTTACTGCTCAGCAAAGTGCAAGCTAAATTATCTGACCGCCAGCTGACCTTAGAATTTACCGATGCCGCGAAGGATTATTTAATCGAAAACGGTTTTGATGAAAAATACGGTGCCCGGCCGCTACTACGTACTGTACAACGTTTATTAGAAGACCCGTTGGCAGAGTATATTTTGAAAAATCCGTCCCCCGCGCAAGGTAAAATTTTGGTAGACTTTAACCAAGATACCCATGCATTGGGGTTCAGTCCCGCTGCACAAACCGTGACAGCCTAA